From Dehalococcoidia bacterium, one genomic window encodes:
- a CDS encoding DDE-type integrase/transposase/recombinase codes for MDFGEAKDMAEQVLEMMQPRKCKYCESQNVVKWSKTKGRQQRLLCRQCGHTFIDNSSIQGMKTPQEQVASAMNMYYEGMSLNAIRRQLQQDHDNCPSDSTVYEWITRFTKKAVEDAKGYKPTVGDVWVADETVLRIEGKNYWYWDIIDFRTRYLLGSHMSLTRRTGDARILVERAAEKAGKAPKVIVTDRLASYIDVIELAFGNQAKHIKAKTLTSEPAKQLIERFHGTLKERNKVVRGMKNLDKAYLMLEGWLVYYNYLRPHEYLKGKTPAEKAGINFPYHNWADIVKPKVVIQVNKGVNGNRAEPMNLHHTAY; via the coding sequence CGAAAGACATGGCAGAACAAGTTTTAGAAATGATGCAGCCCAGAAAGTGCAAATACTGCGAATCCCAAAATGTCGTGAAGTGGAGTAAGACTAAAGGCAGGCAGCAAAGGTTGCTTTGTCGGCAATGCGGGCATACCTTCATAGACAATAGTTCGATTCAGGGGATGAAAACACCTCAAGAGCAGGTAGCCTCGGCGATGAACATGTATTACGAAGGCATGAGCCTGAACGCTATACGAAGGCAATTGCAGCAGGACCATGACAATTGCCCCTCAGACTCGACAGTCTACGAATGGATAACTCGGTTCACCAAGAAAGCTGTCGAGGATGCCAAGGGATACAAGCCCACTGTCGGGGATGTTTGGGTTGCTGATGAAACAGTCTTGAGGATAGAGGGTAAGAATTATTGGTATTGGGACATCATTGATTTTAGAACCAGATACCTTCTTGGTTCTCATATGTCACTCACTCGGAGAACCGGCGATGCTCGGATTCTGGTTGAGCGGGCGGCAGAGAAAGCTGGCAAGGCGCCAAAGGTTATTGTCACTGACAGGTTGGCTTCATACATAGACGTGATCGAATTGGCTTTTGGCAACCAGGCAAAGCACATCAAGGCTAAGACACTAACCTCAGAACCCGCAAAGCAACTCATTGAGAGATTCCACGGCACGTTAAAGGAGAGAAACAAAGTTGTGCGGGGTATGAAGAATCTAGACAAGGCTTATTTAATGCTCGAAGGGTGGCTAGTCTATTACAACTATCTCAGACCTCATGAATACCTCAAAGGTAAAACACCCGCAGAAAAAGCGGGGATCAATTTCCCTTATCACAACTGGGCGGACATCGTAAAGCCAAAAGTGGTGATTCAGGTAAATAAAGGTGTCAACGGAAACCGAGCAGAACCGATGAACTTACACCATACAGCCTATTGA